One segment of Bacteroides caecimuris DNA contains the following:
- a CDS encoding HAD family hydrolase, whose translation MDTTKAIAVLFDFDGVIMDTETQYTVFWDEQGRKFLNEEDFGRRIKGQTLSQIYEKYFADKPEAQLEISAELNVYEKKMSYEYIPGVEAFIADLRRNGAKIAVVTSSNEEKMANVYNAHPEFKGMVDRILTGEMFARSKPAPDCFLLGMEIFEATPENSYVFEDSFHGLQAGMTSGATVIGLATTNSREAITGKAHSIIDDFTGMTYEKLISFHK comes from the coding sequence ATGGATACAACAAAAGCAATTGCAGTACTCTTCGACTTTGACGGTGTCATCATGGATACAGAAACGCAGTACACTGTTTTTTGGGACGAGCAAGGACGGAAATTTCTGAATGAAGAAGATTTCGGACGTCGTATTAAGGGACAGACGCTATCGCAAATCTATGAAAAGTATTTCGCGGACAAACCCGAAGCACAGCTCGAAATAAGCGCTGAGCTCAATGTTTATGAGAAAAAGATGTCTTACGAATATATCCCCGGAGTAGAAGCTTTCATAGCCGATCTTCGCCGGAACGGTGCTAAGATAGCCGTAGTCACCAGCTCCAATGAAGAGAAGATGGCAAACGTCTACAATGCCCATCCCGAATTTAAAGGAATGGTAGACCGTATTCTGACAGGAGAAATGTTTGCCCGTTCAAAACCCGCTCCTGACTGCTTTCTGCTAGGAATGGAAATCTTTGAAGCCACCCCCGAAAACTCCTACGTTTTTGAGGATTCTTTCCACGGCCTGCAAGCCGGCATGACTTCCGGGGCAACCGTAATCGGACTTGCCACCACCAACTCACGCGAAGCCATCACCGGAAAAGCCCATTCTATAATAGACGACTTCACCGGAATGACATACGAAAAATTGATTTCTTTCCATAAATAA
- a CDS encoding ATP-binding protein has product MSQVVINLLKNAIQAIGNQPDGKIELKASCNDMEEIWIEIKNNGPEIPSEIAEHIFIPFFTTKEGGSGIGLNISRQIMRLSGGSLTLLREKETTFILKFN; this is encoded by the coding sequence ATTTCACAAGTAGTTATCAATCTTTTAAAGAACGCAATTCAAGCAATCGGCAATCAGCCGGATGGGAAAATTGAGTTGAAGGCGTCCTGCAATGACATGGAAGAAATATGGATTGAGATAAAGAACAATGGACCCGAAATCCCGTCGGAAATAGCAGAACATATCTTTATTCCTTTCTTCACTACCAAAGAAGGTGGCAGCGGAATCGGGCTTAACATTTCACGCCAAATCATGCGCCTTTCGGGAGGAAGCCTTACATTACTACGAGAGAAAGAGACAACGTTTATTTTAAAGTTCAATTAA
- a CDS encoding metallophosphoesterase family protein, translated as MMRKSVYVFLSCFLLSGCGMIDYHPYDVRISGETEVNAHNIERIEANCQGKTTIRFVTMGDSQRWYDETEDFVKEINKRNDIDFVIHGGDMSDFGLTKEFLWQRDIMNGLNVPYVVLIGNHDCLGTGAKTYKAVFGPTNFSFVAGNVKFICLNTNALEYDYSEPVPNFTFMEQELTNRQDEFKKTVISMHARPHTDVFNDNVAKVFQHYVKQYPGIQFCTAAHTHHFQDDVIFDDGIHYVTSDCMDLRAYLVFTITPEKYEYELVKY; from the coding sequence ATGATGAGAAAGAGTGTATATGTATTCTTATCGTGCTTTTTACTTTCCGGATGCGGCATGATAGATTACCATCCATACGACGTTCGTATCAGCGGCGAAACAGAGGTCAACGCACATAATATCGAAAGAATAGAAGCAAACTGCCAAGGTAAAACGACCATACGCTTTGTGACTATGGGCGACTCGCAACGATGGTACGATGAAACGGAAGATTTCGTGAAAGAGATTAATAAACGGAATGATATCGACTTCGTTATTCACGGAGGGGATATGAGTGACTTCGGACTAACCAAAGAGTTTCTCTGGCAAAGGGATATCATGAACGGACTTAACGTGCCTTATGTAGTCCTTATCGGCAACCATGATTGTTTGGGAACGGGAGCAAAAACATACAAGGCAGTATTCGGTCCCACTAACTTCTCTTTCGTTGCAGGCAACGTCAAATTTATCTGTCTGAACACCAATGCACTGGAGTATGACTACTCTGAGCCGGTGCCGAACTTCACATTTATGGAACAAGAATTAACGAACAGACAGGACGAATTCAAAAAAACGGTCATTAGTATGCACGCACGCCCCCACACAGATGTATTCAATGATAATGTGGCAAAAGTATTCCAACATTATGTCAAACAATACCCGGGAATACAGTTTTGTACAGCTGCCCACACACATCACTTTCAGGATGACGTGATTTTTGATGATGGAATACATTATGTTACCAGTGATTGCATGGATCTCCGTGCTTATCTGGTATTTACAATAACTCCGGAAAAATATGAATATGAACTGGTTAAATACTAA
- the panB gene encoding 3-methyl-2-oxobutanoate hydroxymethyltransferase, which yields MAGYISDDTRKVTTHRLVEMKQRGEKISMLTAYDYTMAQIVDGAGMDVILVGDSASNVMAGNVTTLPITLDQMIYHAKSVVRGVKRAMVVVDMPFGSYQGNEMEGLASAIRIMKESHADALKLEGGEEIIDTVKRIVCAGIPVMGHLGLMPQSINKYGTYTVRAKDEAEADKLIRDAHLLEEAGCFAIVLEKIPATLAERVASELTIPIIGIGAGGHVDGQVLVVQDMLGMNNGFRPRFLRRYADLYTVMTDAISRYVSDVKNCYFPNEKEQY from the coding sequence ATGGCTGGTTATATATCAGATGACACAAGAAAGGTGACTACTCATCGCTTGGTTGAAATGAAACAGAGAGGCGAAAAAATATCTATGCTGACTGCGTATGATTACACAATGGCACAGATTGTAGACGGTGCAGGAATGGACGTAATCCTGGTAGGCGACTCCGCTTCTAATGTAATGGCAGGTAACGTGACTACATTACCTATCACGCTTGACCAAATGATTTATCATGCCAAATCCGTAGTACGTGGTGTAAAGCGTGCGATGGTGGTAGTTGATATGCCTTTCGGATCTTATCAGGGCAATGAGATGGAGGGACTTGCTTCCGCTATCCGCATCATGAAAGAAAGTCACGCTGACGCATTGAAGCTCGAAGGCGGTGAAGAAATCATCGACACGGTGAAACGTATTGTATGTGCCGGTATTCCTGTGATGGGACATTTGGGACTCATGCCTCAATCCATTAACAAATATGGAACCTATACCGTACGTGCCAAAGACGAAGCCGAAGCCGACAAACTGATTCGCGACGCTCATTTATTGGAAGAAGCAGGCTGTTTTGCCATTGTACTCGAAAAAATCCCCGCTACCCTTGCAGAGCGTGTAGCTTCCGAACTCACTATTCCCATCATTGGAATCGGTGCTGGCGGTCACGTAGACGGTCAGGTATTGGTTGTTCAGGACATGCTTGGCATGAACAACGGATTCCGTCCGCGTTTCTTGCGTCGTTATGCTGACTTGTACACGGTGATGACCGACGCCATTAGCCGTTACGTTTCTGACGTGAAGAATTGCTACTTCCCCAACGAGAAGGAACAATATTAA
- a CDS encoding uracil-xanthine permease family protein: protein MDSNNLTPLRKGVVGVQFLFVAFGATVLVPLLVGLDPSTALFTAGIGTLIFHAVTRGKVPIFLGSSFAFIAPIIKATELYGLPGALSGMVGVALVYFVMSALVKWQGVRVIERLFPPVVIGPVIILIGLSLAGTGVNMAKENWVLALLSLLTAVIVSMKAKGLLKLIPIFCGIVVGYLAAWIFYGLDLSGVRDAAWIGLPQFVFPKFSWEPVLFMIPVAIAPVIEHIGDVYVVNTVTGKDFVKDPGLHRTLLGDGLACLCAGLLGGPPVTTYSEVTGAMSLTKITNPQVVRIAAVSAILFSVIGKISALLRSIPSAVLGGIMLLLFGTIACAGIANLVNNCIDLSRTRNIVIVSLTLTVGIGGAAFSWGDFSLSGIGLAALVGVVLNLILPKED, encoded by the coding sequence ATGGATTCAAATAATCTTACACCTTTGAGGAAAGGGGTGGTGGGAGTACAATTCTTGTTTGTGGCTTTCGGAGCTACGGTACTTGTCCCATTATTGGTGGGGCTCGATCCTTCGACAGCTCTGTTTACAGCAGGTATCGGAACGCTCATTTTTCATGCTGTTACGCGTGGAAAGGTTCCTATCTTTTTGGGAAGTAGTTTTGCATTTATTGCGCCTATCATTAAAGCGACAGAACTTTATGGGTTGCCTGGCGCTTTATCCGGCATGGTTGGAGTTGCATTAGTTTACTTTGTGATGAGTGCGCTTGTCAAATGGCAGGGAGTGCGGGTGATTGAACGGCTGTTTCCTCCTGTTGTCATAGGACCTGTCATTATTCTGATAGGTTTGTCATTGGCGGGAACAGGAGTGAATATGGCAAAAGAGAACTGGGTGCTGGCTCTGCTTTCGCTGTTGACTGCGGTTATTGTTTCGATGAAAGCTAAAGGACTTTTGAAGCTGATACCTATTTTCTGTGGGATTGTAGTGGGGTATTTGGCTGCATGGATCTTCTATGGTTTGGATTTGTCCGGTGTCAGAGATGCCGCTTGGATTGGATTGCCGCAGTTTGTCTTTCCTAAATTCTCATGGGAGCCGGTGTTGTTTATGATTCCGGTAGCTATTGCTCCGGTGATAGAGCATATTGGTGATGTCTATGTGGTGAATACGGTTACGGGAAAAGATTTCGTAAAAGACCCGGGATTGCATCGCACCTTATTGGGGGATGGTTTGGCTTGTCTCTGTGCCGGATTGCTGGGAGGTCCTCCTGTGACTACTTATTCGGAAGTGACAGGAGCCATGTCATTAACAAAGATCACCAATCCGCAAGTGGTACGAATAGCTGCCGTCTCTGCTATTTTATTCTCCGTTATCGGTAAAATCAGCGCATTACTAAGATCCATACCTAGTGCGGTATTGGGTGGGATCATGCTGCTGCTTTTCGGAACGATTGCCTGTGCAGGTATTGCTAATCTCGTGAATAACTGCATTGATTTGAGCCGTACAAGAAATATTGTTATTGTGTCTTTGACGCTGACTGTCGGGATTGGTGGCGCTGCTTTTAGCTGGGGTGATTTTTCATTGTCCGGCATCGGTCTGGCAGCTTTGGTAGGAGTAGTTCTCAATTTGATATTGCCCAAAGAAGATTAA
- a CDS encoding RelA/SpoT family protein produces the protein MDDFFTLEEKKELFSLYRHLLQSAGDSIFWKDCQKLKKHLIKAVLCNGLQRNNFGMNPVIRDLQTAVIVAEEIGMKGSCLIGIMLHEIVKGHVLSINEVSAEYGEDVASIIKGLVKTNELYAKSPAIESENFRNLLLSFAEDMRVILIMIADRVNMMRKIKDMGNEEDRLKVANEAAYLYAPLAHKLGLYKLKSELEDLSLKYTQKETYYFIKDKLNETKASRDKYIAAFIEPIQQKVTEAGLKFDIKGRTKSIHSIWNKIQKQKTPFEGIYDLFAIRIILDSEPDPAKEKQECWQVYSIVTDMYQPNPKRLRDWLSIPKSNGYESLHITVMGPEGKWVEVQIRTRRMDEIAERGLAAHWRYKGIKGETGLDEWLTSVREALENADNDSMKVMDQFKMDLYEDEVFVFTPKGDLFKLAKGATVLDFAFHIHSKLGCKCIGAKVNGKNVQLKQKLNSGDQVEIMTSNTQTPKQDWLNIVTTSKARTKIRQALKEMVARQHAFAKETLERKFKNRKLEYDEATMMRLIKRLGFKNVTEFYQRIADGGLDVNEILDKYIEQQKRDSDTHDEIVYRSAEGYNLQTTQEETTSKEDVLVIDQNLKGLEFKLAKCCNPIYGDDVFGFVTVSGGIKIHRSDCPNANQMRERFGYRIVKARWAGKSEGTQYPITLRVVGHDDIGIVTNITSIISKENGITLRSIGIDSNDGLFSGTLTVMVGDTGRLEALIKKLRTVKGVKQVSRN, from the coding sequence ATGGACGACTTTTTTACATTGGAGGAAAAAAAGGAGCTTTTTTCACTCTATCGGCATTTATTGCAGTCTGCCGGAGACAGTATTTTCTGGAAAGATTGCCAAAAGTTAAAGAAACATCTAATCAAGGCGGTCCTATGTAACGGTCTGCAACGCAATAACTTCGGGATGAATCCCGTCATCAGAGATTTACAAACGGCAGTGATCGTTGCCGAGGAAATTGGAATGAAAGGTTCGTGCCTCATCGGGATCATGTTGCACGAAATCGTAAAGGGGCATGTATTGTCTATCAACGAAGTGAGCGCCGAATATGGTGAAGACGTGGCAAGCATCATCAAAGGATTGGTGAAGACGAACGAGTTGTATGCCAAAAGCCCTGCCATCGAGTCGGAGAATTTCCGTAATCTGCTTCTTTCGTTTGCAGAGGATATGCGCGTAATCCTGATTATGATTGCCGACCGCGTGAACATGATGCGCAAAATAAAGGATATGGGCAACGAGGAGGACCGGCTCAAGGTAGCAAACGAAGCAGCATATCTGTATGCTCCGCTAGCGCACAAACTAGGATTATATAAGCTGAAATCGGAACTGGAGGACTTGTCTCTCAAATATACACAGAAAGAAACGTATTATTTCATCAAGGATAAACTGAACGAAACGAAAGCTTCCCGCGACAAATATATCGCCGCTTTTATCGAACCGATCCAACAGAAAGTGACAGAAGCGGGACTGAAGTTCGACATCAAGGGACGCACGAAGTCAATTCATTCGATATGGAATAAGATTCAAAAGCAAAAGACTCCTTTCGAGGGGATTTATGACTTGTTCGCCATTCGTATCATCCTGGATTCGGAACCGGATCCGGCGAAGGAGAAACAGGAGTGCTGGCAAGTGTATTCGATTGTGACGGATATGTACCAGCCAAACCCGAAGCGTCTGCGCGACTGGCTTTCAATACCGAAGAGTAATGGTTACGAGTCGTTGCACATCACCGTGATGGGCCCGGAAGGGAAATGGGTGGAAGTGCAGATACGTACCCGACGGATGGACGAGATCGCGGAACGTGGACTGGCTGCGCACTGGAGATATAAAGGTATCAAAGGAGAAACGGGCTTGGACGAGTGGCTGACTTCCGTGCGAGAAGCGTTAGAGAACGCGGACAACGACTCGATGAAGGTGATGGATCAGTTTAAGATGGATCTCTACGAGGATGAAGTGTTTGTCTTTACGCCCAAGGGGGATTTGTTCAAGCTGGCTAAAGGGGCTACAGTGCTTGATTTTGCTTTCCATATACATAGTAAGTTGGGATGCAAGTGTATCGGCGCGAAAGTGAACGGCAAGAACGTGCAGTTGAAGCAGAAGTTGAACAGCGGCGACCAGGTGGAGATCATGACTTCAAACACCCAGACTCCGAAACAGGACTGGCTGAATATCGTGACGACTTCCAAAGCACGCACCAAGATACGGCAGGCGCTCAAAGAGATGGTGGCACGCCAGCATGCGTTTGCCAAAGAGACGCTGGAACGAAAATTCAAGAACCGCAAACTGGAGTATGATGAAGCAACCATGATGCGCCTCATCAAACGTTTGGGATTCAAGAACGTGACGGAGTTTTATCAACGGATTGCCGATGGCGGACTGGATGTGAACGAGATTTTAGATAAATACATCGAACAACAAAAACGGGACAGCGATACGCACGATGAAATTGTTTATCGGAGTGCCGAAGGGTATAATTTGCAGACTACACAGGAGGAAACGACATCTAAAGAGGATGTACTGGTGATTGACCAGAATCTGAAAGGACTGGAGTTTAAACTGGCTAAATGTTGTAACCCGATTTATGGCGATGATGTGTTCGGGTTCGTAACGGTGAGCGGCGGTATCAAGATACACCGGTCGGATTGTCCGAACGCGAACCAGATGCGCGAACGTTTCGGCTACCGCATCGTGAAGGCTCGCTGGGCGGGTAAGTCGGAAGGTACGCAATATCCGATCACACTGCGCGTTGTAGGACATGATGATATTGGTATCGTGACAAATATCACTTCGATCATCTCGAAAGAAAATGGTATCACGTTGCGTTCCATCGGTATTGATTCGAACGATGGGTTGTTCTCTGGCACACTGACGGTAATGGTAGGTGATACGGGGCGTTTGGAGGCTCTTATCAAGAAATTACGGACGGTGAAGGGAGTAAAACAAGTGAGCAGGAATTAG
- a CDS encoding potassium/proton antiporter codes for MIFTAENTLLIGSILLFVSIVVGKTGYRFGVPTLLLFLVVGMLFGSDGLGLQFHNAKEAQFIGMVALSIILFSGGMDTKFREIKPILGPGIVLSTVGVLLTALFTGLFIWWISGMSWSNIYLPITTSLLLASTMSSTDSASVFAILRSQKMNLKHNLRPMLELESGSNDPMAYMLTIVLIQFIQSSGMGAGAIVGSFAIQFIVGAAAGYALGKLAIRMLNKLNIDNQALYPILLLAFVFFTFSITDLLKGNGYLAVYIAGIMVGNNKIMHRKDIYTFMDGLTWLFQIIMFLCLGLLVNPHEMLEIAAVAMLIGVFMIIIGRPLSVFLCLLPFRKITMKSRIFVSWVGLRGAVPIIFATYPVVAGVEGSNLIFNIVFFITIVSLVIQGTTISFIARILNLSKPLEKTGNDFGVELPEEIDSDLSDMTITRNMLEKADTLKDMNLPKGTLVMIVKRGDEFLIPNGTLKLHEGDKLLLISEKSKEEETDSD; via the coding sequence ATGATATTTACAGCAGAAAACACTTTACTTATCGGCTCTATCTTACTTTTCGTCAGCATTGTTGTGGGAAAAACCGGATATCGCTTCGGAGTACCTACTTTATTATTATTCCTCGTAGTAGGAATGTTGTTTGGGAGTGACGGTCTCGGTCTGCAATTCCACAATGCGAAAGAAGCGCAGTTTATCGGTATGGTTGCCCTTAGCATTATCCTTTTCTCGGGAGGTATGGATACGAAATTCAGAGAAATAAAACCTATTTTAGGTCCCGGTATTGTGCTTTCTACTGTCGGCGTATTACTCACAGCTCTTTTCACCGGGCTCTTTATCTGGTGGATATCAGGTATGAGCTGGTCTAATATTTATTTGCCTATCACCACTTCCCTACTTTTGGCTTCTACCATGTCATCTACGGACTCGGCTTCAGTGTTCGCCATTCTCCGTTCACAGAAGATGAATTTAAAGCACAACCTTCGTCCCATGCTGGAACTAGAGAGCGGAAGTAATGACCCGATGGCGTATATGCTTACCATTGTCCTGATACAGTTCATTCAGTCGTCTGGTATGGGAGCCGGAGCCATAGTCGGTTCTTTTGCCATCCAGTTTATCGTCGGTGCGGCTGCCGGATATGCACTTGGAAAGCTCGCAATCCGAATGTTGAATAAGCTCAATATTGACAATCAGGCCTTATATCCTATCTTATTACTTGCATTTGTATTTTTCACGTTCTCCATCACTGACTTATTGAAAGGTAACGGATACCTTGCCGTATATATCGCCGGTATCATGGTGGGAAACAATAAAATCATGCATCGTAAGGATATTTACACCTTTATGGACGGACTGACTTGGTTGTTTCAAATCATCATGTTCCTTTGCCTAGGACTGCTTGTTAATCCGCATGAAATGTTGGAAATAGCTGCCGTGGCAATGTTAATTGGTGTCTTTATGATTATTATCGGCCGACCGTTAAGCGTATTCCTTTGTTTGCTTCCATTCCGGAAAATTACGATGAAATCACGTATTTTCGTCTCCTGGGTAGGATTGCGCGGTGCAGTTCCTATTATCTTTGCCACCTATCCGGTAGTGGCGGGCGTAGAAGGTTCGAACCTCATCTTCAACATTGTATTCTTTATTACCATCGTGTCATTGGTGATACAGGGAACAACGATTTCTTTCATAGCCCGGATTTTGAATCTTTCCAAACCACTGGAAAAAACAGGAAATGATTTCGGAGTAGAACTCCCGGAAGAAATAGACTCTGATCTTAGCGATATGACCATCACCAGAAACATGCTGGAAAAAGCGGATACATTGAAAGATATGAATCTCCCGAAAGGCACACTGGTAATGATTGTGAAGCGTGGAGATGAATTCCTGATTCCCAACGGAACGCTAAAACTGCATGAAGGAGATAAACTGCTGCTTATCTCCGAAAAATCAAAAGAAGAAGAGACTGATTCTGACTAA
- a CDS encoding long-chain fatty acid--CoA ligase codes for MEQEHQFIDYIEQSIIKNWDKDALTDYKGITLQYKDVARKIAKFHIVLESAGIQPGDKIAVCGRNSAHWAVTFLATITYGAVIVPILHEFKADNIHNIVNHSEAKLLFVGDRVWENLNEDAMPFLEGIASLTDFSPLVSRNEKLTYAFEHRNAIYGRQYPKNFRPEHICYRKDHPEELAIINYTSGTTGYSKGVMLPYRSLWSNVTYCFEMLPVKPGDHIVSMLPMGHVFGMVYDFLYGFSAGAHIYFLTRMPSPKIISQSFSEIKPRVISCVPLIVEKIIKKDILPKVDSTIGKLLLKVPIVNDKIKSLARQAAMEIFGGNFDEIIIGGAPFNAEVEAFLKKIGFPYTVAYGMTECGPIICSSRWETLKLASCGKATNRMEVRIDSPDPETHAGEIVCRGMNMMLGYYKNPEATAQIIDTNGWLHTGDLGTVDEEGYVTVRGRSKNLLLTSSGQNIYPEEIESKLNNMPYVAESLIVLQHEKLVAMIYPDFDDAFAHGLQQTDIQKVMEQNRIELNQQLPSYSQISKIKIHFEEFEKTAKKSIKRFMYQEAKG; via the coding sequence ATGGAACAAGAACATCAGTTCATTGATTATATTGAGCAAAGCATCATCAAAAACTGGGACAAGGATGCCTTAACTGACTATAAAGGAATTACCCTTCAATATAAAGATGTAGCGCGTAAAATCGCTAAATTTCACATCGTCTTGGAAAGTGCGGGCATCCAGCCGGGAGATAAAATAGCTGTCTGCGGACGTAACAGTGCTCATTGGGCAGTTACTTTCTTGGCAACAATTACTTATGGAGCCGTTATTGTTCCCATCTTGCATGAATTCAAAGCAGATAATATTCATAATATCGTCAACCATTCCGAAGCCAAATTACTTTTTGTCGGTGACCGAGTTTGGGAAAATTTGAATGAGGACGCCATGCCTTTTTTAGAAGGTATTGCTTCACTAACAGATTTCTCACCATTAGTATCACGCAACGAGAAACTCACTTATGCTTTTGAACACCGGAATGCAATATATGGTCGGCAATATCCCAAGAACTTCCGTCCAGAACACATTTGCTACCGGAAGGATCATCCTGAAGAACTGGCCATTATCAATTATACTTCCGGTACCACAGGTTACTCTAAAGGAGTGATGCTCCCCTATCGTAGCCTTTGGTCGAATGTGACTTACTGCTTCGAGATGCTTCCCGTTAAACCGGGCGATCATATCGTTTCCATGTTGCCTATGGGGCATGTATTCGGTATGGTATATGATTTCCTTTACGGATTTTCTGCAGGTGCGCACATCTATTTCCTGACGCGTATGCCGTCTCCGAAAATCATTTCTCAATCTTTCTCTGAAATCAAGCCAAGAGTGATCTCTTGTGTGCCATTGATTGTGGAAAAGATTATTAAGAAAGATATTCTCCCTAAAGTAGACAGCACAATAGGTAAGTTATTGCTTAAAGTGCCTATTGTGAACGATAAAATCAAATCGCTGGCACGGCAGGCTGCCATGGAGATTTTCGGTGGAAACTTTGACGAGATTATTATCGGAGGTGCCCCTTTCAATGCTGAAGTTGAGGCTTTTCTTAAAAAGATAGGATTCCCCTACACAGTCGCTTACGGTATGACCGAATGTGGTCCGATTATTTGCTCCAGCCGTTGGGAAACGCTGAAACTCGCTTCTTGCGGAAAAGCAACCAACCGGATGGAAGTCCGTATTGACTCGCCGGATCCGGAAACGCATGCCGGAGAAATCGTATGTAGAGGAATGAACATGATGCTGGGCTATTATAAAAATCCGGAAGCTACCGCGCAAATTATCGATACTAACGGCTGGCTGCACACCGGCGATCTCGGCACGGTGGATGAAGAAGGTTATGTAACAGTTCGCGGACGTAGCAAAAACCTGCTCCTCACTTCTAGCGGACAGAACATTTATCCGGAAGAAATTGAAAGCAAGTTGAATAATATGCCGTATGTTGCGGAATCTCTGATTGTCTTGCAGCACGAAAAGCTGGTAGCAATGATCTATCCGGATTTCGATGATGCTTTCGCTCATGGATTGCAACAAACAGATATTCAGAAAGTGATGGAACAAAACCGTATCGAGTTGAATCAGCAGCTTCCTAGCTATTCTCAAATAAGCAAGATAAAGATCCATTTCGAAGAATTTGAAAAGACTGCGAAAAAGTCAATCAAACGCTTTATGTATCAGGAAGCAAAGGGATAA
- a CDS encoding MFS transporter has product MAVKLWTVHFMRICVANLLLFISLYVLFPVLSVEMADRLGVPVVQTGVIFLFVTLGMFLIGPFHAYLVDAYKRKYVCMFAAALMVVATIGYTFVTNFTELILLSTVQGLAFGIGTTAGITLAIDITSSTLRSAGNVNFSWMARLGMIVGVILGVWLYQSYTFHNLLTVSVITGAVGILVLSGVYVPFRAPIVTKLYSFDRFLLLRGWVPAINLILITFVSGLLIPLLHPFLNDFVLGNIGIPVPFFVGTAFGYIVSLFFARLFFFKDKTLRLIIMGIGLEMVSIFLLNTDLSISISSVLLGLGLGLTMPEFLVIFVKLSHHCQRGTANTTHLLASEVGISMGIATACYMELDTDKMLHTGQMVASIALLFFVLVTYPYYIKKKVR; this is encoded by the coding sequence ATGGCAGTTAAATTGTGGACAGTTCATTTTATGCGGATATGTGTAGCTAATTTGCTGTTGTTTATATCCTTGTATGTGTTATTTCCGGTACTATCCGTAGAGATGGCCGACCGTCTCGGAGTGCCGGTCGTACAGACTGGAGTAATCTTTCTTTTTGTCACCTTGGGGATGTTCCTCATCGGTCCTTTCCATGCCTATCTGGTAGATGCCTACAAACGTAAATACGTATGTATGTTTGCTGCTGCCCTGATGGTAGTGGCGACGATTGGGTACACTTTTGTGACGAACTTCACAGAACTAATCCTGTTGAGCACCGTGCAAGGACTGGCCTTTGGCATAGGCACTACTGCTGGTATTACTTTGGCTATCGATATCACTAGCTCCACATTACGAAGCGCGGGAAATGTCAACTTCTCGTGGATGGCACGCTTGGGAATGATCGTGGGTGTTATCCTCGGAGTTTGGCTCTATCAAAGCTACACATTTCACAACCTGCTTACTGTATCTGTCATAACCGGAGCTGTGGGAATTCTTGTGTTGTCGGGGGTATATGTACCTTTCCGTGCACCGATTGTCACAAAACTCTATTCCTTCGACCGCTTTTTATTGCTTCGTGGATGGGTTCCCGCTATCAATCTGATTCTGATAACATTCGTTTCGGGTTTACTGATTCCATTGTTACATCCTTTTCTAAACGATTTCGTACTCGGAAACATAGGAATCCCTGTACCATTCTTTGTCGGCACAGCCTTTGGATATATTGTCTCTTTGTTCTTTGCGCGCCTATTCTTTTTCAAAGACAAAACGTTGCGCTTGATCATTATGGGAATCGGGTTAGAAATGGTATCCATCTTCTTATTGAATACAGATCTTTCAATAAGCATCTCTTCCGTACTTTTGGGATTGGGTTTAGGTTTAACCATGCCGGAATTTCTGGTGATATTTGTGAAACTATCCCATCATTGCCAACGCGGTACAGCTAATACAACCCATTTGCTGGCAAGTGAAGTCGGAATCTCCATGGGCATCGCTACTGCGTGCTACATGGAACTGGACACTGACAAGATGCTCCATACCGGACAGATGGTAGCTTCTATCGCTTTGCTGTTTTTCGTATTGGTCACTTATCCTTATTATATAAAGAAGAAGGTAAGATAG